The following coding sequences are from one Sphaeramia orbicularis chromosome 11, fSphaOr1.1, whole genome shotgun sequence window:
- the paqr7a gene encoding progestin and adipoQ receptor family member VII, a, with amino-acid sequence MATIAMERLGRLFISLQQIRQVPRMLTEAAPSMPGTVRDADVPESFRERYICMGYRPTDQNWRYYFLSLFQRHNETINIWTHLLAFLILLVKLCQLTENVDFVNDHHSWPLLILVLSSLTYSAFSVAAHLLGGKCELSHYTFYFLDYVGVAQYQYGSAVVHFYYAVDEGFHKHIHGVFMPVAATLSCLSCLGCCYGKVQNHNFSVWVRKVGHVIPSAVAYAWDISPVVRRLLSSSEASDDPALIFHFGQVAFFLSCAFFFAFPIVERCCPGRCNFIGQSHQIFHVFLSFCTLCQIQASYLDYVGRRWLYSSLHGTGEAGLFVRLYVFTLIACVLIITLMLRKVKQVLDLKSKSK; translated from the coding sequence ATGGCGACGATAGCGATGGAGCGACTGGGCCGACTGTTCATCAGCCTGCAGCAGATCCGGCAGGTTCCTCGGATGCTGACCGAGGCAGCCCCGTCCATGCCCGGCACCGTGAGGGACGCTGACGTTCCCGAATCTTTTAGGGAGCGCTACATCTGCATGGGCTACCGGCCCACAGACCAGAACTGGCGTTACTACTTCCTGTCCCTGTTCCAGCGCCACAATGAGACCATCAACATctggactcacctgctggcgttCTTAATCCTGCTGGTTAAACTGTGCCAACTTACTGAGAATGTGGACTTCGTTAACGATCATCATTCGTGGCCTCTGTTGATCCTCGTCCTGTCGTCCTTGACCTACTCAGCCTTCAGTGTAGCGGCTCACCTACTGGGCGGCAAATGTGAGCTGAGTCACTATACCTTCTACTTCCTGGACTACGTCGGGGTGGCGCAGTACCAGTACGGCAGCGCTGTAGTGCACTTTTACTATGCTGTGGATGAGGGTtttcacaaacacatacatgggGTTTTCATGCCCGTTGCCGCTACCCTCAGCTGTCTCTCATGTCTGGGATGTTGTTACGGCAAAGTCCAAAACCACAACTTCTCGGTCTGGGTTCGTAAAGTCGGACATGTCATCCCCTCAGCCGTCGCCTACGCCTGGGACATCAGCCCAGTCGTCAGGAGGCTTTTATCCTCGTCTGAGGCCAGCGATGACCCAGCGCTTATCTTCCACTTTGGCCAGGTGGCGTTCTTCCTCAGCTGTGCCTTCTTCTTCGCCTTCCCCATCGTAGAGAGGTGCTGCCCCGGACGCTGCAATTTTATTGGACAGAGTCATCAGATATTCCACGTCTTTCTGTCGTTTTGCACTTTGTGTCAGATTCAAGCGTCCTACCTAGACTACGTCGGCCGTAGGTGGTTGTACTCAAGTCTGCATGGTACCGGGGAGGCCGGCCTCTTTGTGAGGTTGTATGTTTTCACTCTGATTGCCTGTGTGCTCATTATTACCTTGATGCTGAGAAAAGTCAAGCAAGTTCTTGATCTAAAAAGCAAGTCCAAATGA